A stretch of DNA from Verrucomicrobiaceae bacterium:
ACATACACGGTGGAGGCCCCACTCACCGCAGGGGCACTCAGCGGACTTTTTCTTGAGGCCCTCACACATCCCAGCATCCCTGGCGAAGGCCCAGGCCGCGGCGGGGCCAATCGGCCAAATTTTGTCCTCCACACCTTCGACTGCACCCTCACCCTGCCCGATGGCAAAACGCAGCCGCTGAAATTCAAATCCGCCCACGCCGACTACTCGCAGGCCAATTACCCCGTAGAAAACCTCATCACCCGAAAAGGCAGTGGCGCATGGGCCATCGGTCGCCGCTTTGGTCAGCCACACTGGGCAGCCTTTGAGCTCGAAAAACCGCTCCCAATCACCGCTGGCACCAAGCTCACCATCCGCATGGAGCAAAATTTCGGCAACGGCCTCGTCATCGGCTGCATGCGCCTCTCCAGCATCACGGGCGATGTCGCCGCGAATCTCCCTGCGAGCGAATCCGAGGCCCAAACCGCTCAAAAAGACCCCGCCGTGCTCAAGCTCGAAAAACAGCGAGCGCAGCTCCAAAAGCAGCTCACCGCCCTCAAGCGACTAAGCACCGAAGTCATGAAGGAACTGCCCCAGCCCCGCATGAGCGCCATTTTCAAGCGTGGCGTCTATACAGACCCCACCACCCCCGTCACCGCCACCACGCCCGCTATTTTCAAAAAGCCCGCATCCGGCCCTCCGAACCGCCTCACCCTCGCCAAATGGCTCACCAGCCGTGACAATCCACTCGCCGCCCGCGTCACCGTCAATCGCTGGTGGGCAGAGATCTTTGGTCAGGGCATCGTCACCACGCTAGAGGACTTCGGCATCAAAGGTGCAGCCCCCAGCCACCCCGAGATGCTCGATTGGCTCGCCTGCGAGTTCATGGACAGCGGTTGGGACATGAAGCACATCCTCAAGCTCATCGTCATGAGCGACACCTATCTGCAAAGCAGCAGCTCAGGGCAGGGTGCGCAGCTCGATCCCACCAACGCGCTTCTCTCCCACTTTCCGCGTTTCCGACTCGATGCCGAAGCCATCCGTGACAATGCCCTCTCCATCGCCGGACTGCTCGATTTGAAGCAAGGCGGCGTGCCCATCCGTCCACCACAGCCCGAGGGGCTCTGGCGGAAAGTCGGCGGCCAGCAATACGACTACCAAGTCAGTCCCGGCAGTGAAAAGCACCGCCGTGGCCTCTACGTCGTGCTGAAGCGTGGCTCTCCCTATCCTAGCTTCATGAACTTCGACGCCAGCGCCCGCATGGCCTGCGTCGTGCGCCGCTCACGGTCCAATACACCGCTCCAGGCCCTCACCCTGCTCAATGACCCCGTCTATGTCGAGGCCGCGAAGCACTTCGCCCTCCGCATCGCCGCAGAGGCTCCCAGCAGCGACCTCGATGCCCGCATCAGCCACGCCTTCCGCATTGCCCTCGCCCGCGCACCCACCGCCGCAGAAGCCCGCGTGCTCAAAACACTCTGGGAGCAGCAATACGAAGCCGCCCAAACCGATCTCAAAGCCACCACCGCCCTCCTCACCGACATCACTCTGCCACCATCCCTCACCCCCACCGAATTCAGCGCCCACTACGCCCTCGCCACCGCCCTGATGAACCTCGACGAGTGCATCACCAAGCCGTGAGGTGGGTTGAAGAGAACAAAGCAAACAACCCCAGCGAAGCAAAGTAGTCCTCTCGCTCCGCGAGAGGAACAGAGCGTGTGGCAGGCTCATAAGCTGACGAAATGGGGATCAGCAGGAGCCAGCGAGAATGCCATGTTGGCCATGATTTGGCATCACCGACAGCCTTGATGATGGTCCACGCGAAGATTCACTTCACAGCCTGCGTTCCGTTGCCTGCCATGTCTCTTTCTCGCTTCTTTGTCGTCTTTCTTGCTCTCCATGCGGTGCTGCATGCTGCGCCGCCGAACATCCTTCTCATGCTTGTCGATGACATGGGTGTGATGGACACCTCGGTGCCGTTTTTGACTGGGGCGGATGGCAAGCCGGTGAAGCACCCGCTCAATGAGTACTACCGCACGCCGAATATGGAGCGGCTCGCGGCCCGTGGGGTGCGCTTCAATCAATTTAATGCCATGAGCGTGTGCTCACCCACGCGCATCTCCATCCTGACCGGACAAAACGCCGCCCGCCACCGCACCACCAACTGGATCAATCCTGACAACGACAACGCTGGCCCCCAAGGTGCCCCGGACTGGAACTGGCGCGGGCTGAAGAAAGGGGATGTCACCTTGCCAGCTCTGCTGCGGGGCGCGGGCTACCGCACCATCCATGTCGGCAAAGGCCACTTTGGCCCCGCAGGCTCCGAGGGGGCTGATCCGATCCATCTCGGCTTCGATGTGAATGTCGGCGGGGCTTCCATCGGTGCTCCAGCTAGCTACTACGGCACCGAAAACTTCGGCGGGAAGAGCAAGGGCAAGAAAAAAGCCCCAGGCAAAGCTGCCCGCTCGAGCCATGCCGTGCCTGGATTGGAGCAATACCACGGCCAGGACATCTTCCTCACTGAGGCACTGACTCTGGAGGCCAAAAAGCACGTCACGAATGCCGTGCAGGCCGAAAAGCCCTTCTTCCTCTACTTCCCGCAATATGCCGTGCATGCGCCTTTCAACAGCGACAGCCGATTCGCCGCGAATTACGCTAATTCTGGCAAGCCAGCTCCGGCGCAGGCCTTTGCTACCCTCATCGAAGGCATGGATAAATCCCTCGGCGACATGCTCGACCACTTAGAGTCTCTCGGCGTCGCGGAAAACACGCTGGTCATCTTTTTGGGCGATAACGGCAGTGATGCCCCGCTCGGTCACGAGCACGCCGTGGCCTGTGCAGCGCCTCTGCGTGGCAAAAAGGGCTCCCATTACGAAGGCGGCGTCCGCGTGCCCTTCATCGCTGCATGGGCGAAAAGCGCCGCGGACAATGCGCAGCAAAAAAGCCTCCCCATCACTCCCGGTGCGGTGCAGAGCCAGCTCTCTGCCGTGTATGACATTTTTCCCACCGTGCTAGGCCTCGCAGGTGTGGAAAAACCTGCCTCCCATGTCATCGACGGGCGTGCGCTCGGTTCCCTCCTCAGCGGTCAGCGTGATGCAGGCCGCGAAGAGGCCTTTTTGATGCATTACCCGCATGCACCGCATCGCTCCCATTACTTCACCACCTACCGTGACGGAGCGTGGAAAGTCATCTACCACTACTTCCCCACCGAGGTGTCTGGTGGCAGCCACTACCAGCTCTTTCACCTCGAAACAGACCCCTACGAGCAAAAAGACCTCTCCCAGTCCCATCCCGCCGATTTGAAGCGCCTCATGGAAAAACTCATCGCCGGGCTCGAAGCGCAAAATGCCGTCTATCCCGTCGAAAAAGATGGCACCACTCGTGTGAAGCCAAAACTGCCGTAAGGGCGGGATGCTGCCGAATCGCTGCTCATGACCTGGGAAACGCTCCTTTTGCTCTTCTGCGCCG
This window harbors:
- a CDS encoding DUF1553 domain-containing protein, producing MLRYASLSLLAATSIFAVDFSHEVFPVLQRACFECHGPEVQKGQLRLDLGSPRHAEIGADLLRRVQLPREDKEAMPKRGTRLQPAEIAALKTWIDSGAKWPAKIEPHTHWSYLPPQRPQVPAGTKNPVDAFIRQKLTAAGLQPAPPAAPEILIRRLSLDLTGLPPAPAEVDAFVSAMAKETSAQSAVLSAQSKTDKRSTSSFAYEALVDRLLASEQFGVRWARPWLDLARYADSHGFQRDDLRDIWAYRDWVVDALNANMPFDQFTLEQIAGDLIPNAKPSQIIATGFHRCTPTNVEAGTEPEESRINQVIDRVNTTGAVWLGTTLECAQCHNHKYDPFTQKDFYSLLAYYNNTEKEAERTNPKTPGSIQFNGTAFELPDAQRQSQRRKITAEIQTLDHQIAAATTTAQPSKKATANAFTLLKPEAFITESDAETELQPDGSTLLTGPVPDTDTYTVEAPLTAGALSGLFLEALTHPSIPGEGPGRGGANRPNFVLHTFDCTLTLPDGKTQPLKFKSAHADYSQANYPVENLITRKGSGAWAIGRRFGQPHWAAFELEKPLPITAGTKLTIRMEQNFGNGLVIGCMRLSSITGDVAANLPASESEAQTAQKDPAVLKLEKQRAQLQKQLTALKRLSTEVMKELPQPRMSAIFKRGVYTDPTTPVTATTPAIFKKPASGPPNRLTLAKWLTSRDNPLAARVTVNRWWAEIFGQGIVTTLEDFGIKGAAPSHPEMLDWLACEFMDSGWDMKHILKLIVMSDTYLQSSSSGQGAQLDPTNALLSHFPRFRLDAEAIRDNALSIAGLLDLKQGGVPIRPPQPEGLWRKVGGQQYDYQVSPGSEKHRRGLYVVLKRGSPYPSFMNFDASARMACVVRRSRSNTPLQALTLLNDPVYVEAAKHFALRIAAEAPSSDLDARISHAFRIALARAPTAAEARVLKTLWEQQYEAAQTDLKATTALLTDITLPPSLTPTEFSAHYALATALMNLDECITKP
- a CDS encoding sulfatase, whose translation is MSLSRFFVVFLALHAVLHAAPPNILLMLVDDMGVMDTSVPFLTGADGKPVKHPLNEYYRTPNMERLAARGVRFNQFNAMSVCSPTRISILTGQNAARHRTTNWINPDNDNAGPQGAPDWNWRGLKKGDVTLPALLRGAGYRTIHVGKGHFGPAGSEGADPIHLGFDVNVGGASIGAPASYYGTENFGGKSKGKKKAPGKAARSSHAVPGLEQYHGQDIFLTEALTLEAKKHVTNAVQAEKPFFLYFPQYAVHAPFNSDSRFAANYANSGKPAPAQAFATLIEGMDKSLGDMLDHLESLGVAENTLVIFLGDNGSDAPLGHEHAVACAAPLRGKKGSHYEGGVRVPFIAAWAKSAADNAQQKSLPITPGAVQSQLSAVYDIFPTVLGLAGVEKPASHVIDGRALGSLLSGQRDAGREEAFLMHYPHAPHRSHYFTTYRDGAWKVIYHYFPTEVSGGSHYQLFHLETDPYEQKDLSQSHPADLKRLMEKLIAGLEAQNAVYPVEKDGTTRVKPKLP